A section of the Epinephelus moara isolate mb chromosome 3, YSFRI_EMoa_1.0, whole genome shotgun sequence genome encodes:
- the LOC126384552 gene encoding interferon regulatory factor 2-binding protein 1-like, producing the protein MSSASQSSSRRQWCYLCDLPKMPWAMLWEFSEAVCRGCVNYDGADRIELLIETARQLKSTHGVLDGRSPGPQQGKPSSAGPLEAGRQHGERIERGRGEYGVSSRLPNGLHRAEDVALSEGSRQSPNTRRAIVGAVPSLHGTISHALIAQGLVAAPHGLLAPLSGSRGGATPIAVSAGPIMGEAGRRQAVSLGVGASTSALVGIDPAVWRNNEVMAELSEVSRSRGEGWPNRPKAVRDVLVALSSCIPFNVRFRKDHNLMGRVVAFDASTTPEFELKVFVEYPPGSGMIFSGVPDLVRQMFRDSAKDAGKAVNSGLRYVEYEKRQGTGDWRGLSELLNDGVRMFKEPPIPEVLPQPDAGLPMVAVGRPVPAKSTTRRRKASPGSENGESEGRSDHPVREPWPRGAYSGMEPLPGMAAPQEGPPRLHSQPSPISALMGVADSLSSSQMARDSPSMSTAHSSSAGHPTSSSPSTASTSVSQAAMGQGLSVAGQSSNTSAGESTSSTQGTPLCCTLCRERLEDTHFVQCPSVTHHKFCFPCTRGFIRSQGQGGEVYCPSGERCPLAGSSVPWAFMQGEISTILAGDGDVTVKKESDP; encoded by the coding sequence ATGTCCTCCGCCTCGCAGTCTTCCTCTAGACGGCAATGGTGCTACCTTTGCGATCTGCCCAAGATGCCCTGGGCCATGCTGTGGGAGTTCAGCGAGGCTGTGTGCCGCGGATGTGTCAACTATGATGGGGCTGACAGAATAGAACTGCTCATTGAAACTGCCAGGCAACTGAAGAGCACGCACGGAGTTTTAGACGGCAGGTCCCCCGGTCCACAGCAGGGCAAACCCAGCTCGGCTGGGCCCCTGGAAGCAGGGCGGCAGCATGGAGAGCGTATAGAAAGGGGGAGGGGTGAGTATGGGGTGTCTTCTCGACTTCCCAATGGCCTGCACAGAGCTGAAGATGTGGCCTTGTCAGAGGGCAGCAGACAGAGCCCAAATACCCGTCGGGCGATAGTTGGGGCAGTTCCTAGTCTTCATGGCACCATATCCCATGCCTTGATAGCTCAGGGATTAGTAGCAGCCCCTCATGGGCTCTTAGCCCCCTTATCAGGCTCCAGAGGTGGGGCCACACCAATTGCAGTCTCTGCTGGCCCTATAATGGGTGAAGCTGGCAGAAGACAGGCTGTGTCCCTGGGTGTGGGAGCCAGCACCTCAGCTCTGGTGGGTATAGATCCTGCAGTGTGGAGGAACAATGAAGTGATGGCAGAACTGAGTGAGGTGTCTCGTAGCAGGGGTGAGGGCTGGCCAAACCGTCCCAAAGCTGTTCGGGATGTGCTTGTAGCTCTTAGCAGCTGCATCCCCTTTAATGTGCGCTTCAGGAAAGACCATAACCTGATGGGTCGCGTTGTGGCCTTTGATGCCAGCACAACTCCAGAGTTTGAGCTGAAGGTGTTTGTGGAGTATCCTCCTGGCTCTGGAATGATCTTCTCAGGAGTCCCAGACCTGGTCAGGCAGATGTTCCGTGATTCTGCCAAAGATGCAGGTAAAGCGGTGAACTCTGGGCTACGCTATGTGGAATATGAAAAGCGGCAGGGCACAGGAGACTGGCGTGGCCTGTCTGAGCTGTTGAATGACGGTGTGCGCATGTTTAAAGAGCCCCCAATTCCAGAGGTTCTGCCACAGCCAGATGCAGGGTTGCCCATGGTAGCTGTTGGACGCCCTGTACCAGCAAAGAGCACAACTCGGCGCCGCAAGGCATCTCCAGGCTCTGAGAATGGAGAGAGCGAAGGAAGGTCTGATCACCCGGTGAGAGAGCCCTGGCCCCGAGGTGCATACTCAGGCATGGAGCCTCTTCCTGGCATGGCTGCTCCTCAGGAGGGCCCACCCCGTTTACATAGCCAGCCCTCACCCATCTCAGCGCTCATGGGAGTTGCAGACAGCCTGAGCTCCAGCCAGATGGCCAGAGATAGCCCAAGCATGTCCACGGCGCACTCCTCCTCAGCCGGGCACCCCACCAGCAGCAGCCCCTCCACTGCCTCCACCTCAGTCTCTCAAGCAGCCATGGGGCAGGGTTTAAGTGTGGCGGGGCAGAGCAGCAACACCAGTGCAGGGGAGTCTACGAGCAGTACCCAGGGCACTCCGCTTTGCTGCACCCTCTGCCGAGAGCGCTTGGAGGACACTCATTTCGTCCAGTGTCCCTCTGTCACGCACCACAAGTTCTGTTTCCCTTGTACCAGAGGATTCATCCGCAGCCAAGGTCAAGGTGGGGAGGTGTACTGCCCCAGTGGAGAACGCTGTCCCCTGGCTGGATCCTCTGTGCCTTGGGCCTTCATGCAGGGAGAGATCTCAACCATTCTGGCTGGAGACGGAGATGTGACAGTAAAAAAGGAGAGTGACCCTTGA